Genomic segment of Drosophila ananassae strain 14024-0371.13 chromosome 2L, ASM1763931v2, whole genome shotgun sequence:
aattctgttttttatatttcttattCAAACTTGAATTACCCTTGTCGTAGGCGCACTTGGTCACTCCAATAGCTATGTTCATTGACACGTCTCGGATGCTGGATAGCGGGGGATACAGTGATCCACGCTCGATGTCGGCGGGCTCAACAAAGTTTGCCAGCTCCTGGGCGGCGATCAGGAACATCTCGTCGGGAATATGGTGCGTTCCCGTGCAGATAACACCCAATCCCACTCCCGGGAAGATGTAGGCGTTGTTTCCCTGGCCGGGATAGTAGGTCTTGTCGCCCATTTTGACAGGTGGGAATGGAGAGCCCGACGAGAAGATCACGCGAGCCTAAAAATCATACACATATTTATGGTGTTCATTTAggtgaataataaaaaaagttaaCTCACATCCGTATGGTGGTAAGCATCTTCAGCGGTGCACTCCGCCTTGCTAGTGGGATTGGAGAGGGCGAAGACCACGGGTCTCTCGTTGTTATCGGCCATGGTGCGCAGGATTTGTGGAGTGAAGATGCCAGCAGCAGCCGAAGCACCAATAAGCACCTGCATACAAAAGTTGAAAtaagtataaaatatattaaaatcgaAGATAACCTACACTTGGCTTGATGGTGGAGACAATCTCACCGAGATCTGTCATGGGCGCAATGTCCTTGGCGTAGTTGACTTTGTGGCCTTCCAGGCTTCCCACCTTGCGGGTCGTGGTCAGCAGACCGTCAATGTCCACCATGTAGATTTTGTTGTAGGCCTCCTCGATGGGCACGCCCTCCGAGACCATAGCCTTAACCGTCAGGTCGGCAATGCCGATGGCCGCCTCTCCCGCTCCAGCAAAAAGGAAAGTGTAATCCTTGAAGGATTTGCCTGTGATGCGCTTGGACGCGTACAagccagcaacagcaacggcgGCGGTGCCCTGGATGTCGTCGTTGAAGGTGCAGTATGTGTTGCGGTACTTGTCTAGGAACCTAAATGCATTGTGGTTGCCAAAGTCCTCGAACTGGATGAGTGTGTTCTGGCCATAACGCTTCACCACCGCCTCCATGAACTCGTCAATAAAATCGTCGTACTCCCGACCAACAACCCGCTTCTGGCGCAGTCCCACGTACAGAGGATCCTCGAGCAGATCGATGTTGTTGGTGCCCACATCCACCACGATGGGCAGGCACTGGTGCGGCTTGATGCCAGCCAGAGCCGTGTACAAGGCCAGCTTGCCTACGGGAATGCCCATGCCGCAGGCACCCAGATCGCCCAGTCCCAGGATTCGTTCGCCGTCCGTTACACAAATGGCGCGCACGTCCGGTTCCGGCCAGTTCTTCATCACATCGAAGACATGTCCCCGATCGTTAAAGGTCACAAAGAGTCCGTGCGGGCGACGGTAGATCAGACCGAAACGTTGGCAGGCCAGGCCCACAGTGGGCGTGTATACAATGGGCATGAGGTCCTCGATGTTCTCCGACAGGAAGCGGAAGAACAGGCGCTCGTTACGATCGTACAGATCGCTCAGGTACAGGTACTTGTTCAGCGGCTCCGTATAGCGATTCACGGCGATTTTGCAGAGCTGCAGCTGTTCCTCCTGCGTCTTGAAGCGAGCCGGCTGCAGTCCGTGGATGCCCAGTGTCTGGCGCTCTTCGAGGGTGAAGGCCAAGCCCTGAAACAGCAATGGTGTTTGTGATTGGTATAATACTTTATCTTTTGATACCCTACCTTGTTGAGGCGCGGATCACGAATGTGATCAATACCCCGCACTTGGCCGGGGGTGATGATGTCGCCCGACACCTCCTGGTACCTACGGACGACCGGCGCTGTGGCTGGTGCTGCTGTCGAGGGCGCTCCGGCTGCAGTCGCCGTCGCTGAAGTGCCGCACCGGCACAGCTTGCCCACAGTTCCACATAAGCTGGAAATTGCAAAGAGTACATTACTTGGGCCATTTTATCAATTGGAGGACCCCCCTAGCACTCTCGACTGTGCAATGGGGCTGAGGATGGGCCACCCACCGGCTGACATTCTTGACATTGCACTACAAGTGTTTTTCCGCCTTCCCCTGACTACCCCTTCCACCCCAACcctctgcaaaaaaaaaaaaaactactcaaGGTCGCCGTCAGCTGCTTTTTGTTTATCACCGCGTGGGGCacgccaaaataaaaatataaatatgtatgtagaACAAGGAAACTAAGCCGCATCGTTTACAGCTCTGCCCCCAGACCAGAACCACTGGAGATAAGGGGGATGGATGGCTTGACGACAACATCGtgataaaatctaaaacagATGCCGTCATAATGTTAGTAACACTCTTAGAATCTCTAGATTGTGTTAAGATTTCAACTAAAGTTTGCActgaaaatgttaaaaaatatattttagacCGTTCCTGGCATTTTGACATTATATGGAGGAAACATTGTTTATTTAATAacgattttatagaaaatatttatagaataataatattgataTTCAACATTTATAGATGAAAATATTCAAGATTTAACCTAAAATGTTTCAAACACTCAAAATAGAACCATTTTTACAACGTCTAGTCTTAATGAAAAAAATggttaatattatttttatttataaaaatatcaagTTTTCATTACTATTGCATTTTATAAACTTTACAGGCTtagtttaaattattaattgacTAGGTAAAAGCTAAACTAATTTAAATCCTATGAAATCCCTTGCTTTGTAGAGGATAAAAAAATGTCAATTTTTTTCTGCCCACTAAAAGgaattttagattttaaaaaacaattgaaGTTAAGTTAAGGAACTGTCGAAAATCTAATAgaatagttatttttaaactcAACCCAGTGATGGGCTCTTAAGTTACACAATTCAGGCGCATGATTTccctattttttaatttagtacATGAAGTGCAGttctcaaaattaaaattaaaagattaGATTTTAGATTAAGTAccaagtaaaaaaaaacacatttaaaGTGGGTTACAAAACAATCACttgattgaaaaaataagCACTTGACAATTATTTTTGAGTCATTGGTGGGAAAGGCCCACTCGaagtttaaaaatagttcGCTTGATCGTGTGGTGCTATTGGACTGACCGGAGTTGTGCTATGATATGTTTTTTCGCTAGTTTTCAATTCCATTAGCTGGTGCTAATTACGCTAGGGGCATAgcacagaaacagaaacagcacCAGAATCAGATACAGAGGCGTGTGACTAATGTTTGCGGTTCTTTGATGATGGAATGGAATATCGCCAGCGCCTCCGATCGGATACGGGTTGTAACCAGTTAGTGACGTGAAAGCGGCCGGAGAAGCCCTCCTCTTCGAGTGCCTCCCTCTACTGATAATTATCGTTTAGGTAACAGTATCGTTCAATTCAGTTTTTGTGGCTGTTTGTACGGAACTCACATGAGCACTTGTCAAGTGCTAAATAATTTCGCATATCTACGGAATCTACACGGAATAAGAGCGTGCCGTAAATTTTGGGCCGCGTTgggtggctggctggcagaATATTGGGGCATATTTTGGGCCC
This window contains:
- the LOC6505922 gene encoding NADP-dependent malic enzyme isoform X1, which gives rise to MFSRPSLCGTVGKLCRCGTSATATAAGAPSTAAPATAPVVRRYQEVSGDIITPGQVRGIDHIRDPRLNKGLAFTLEERQTLGIHGLQPARFKTQEEQLQLCKIAVNRYTEPLNKYLYLSDLYDRNERLFFRFLSENIEDLMPIVYTPTVGLACQRFGLIYRRPHGLFVTFNDRGHVFDVMKNWPEPDVRAICVTDGERILGLGDLGACGMGIPVGKLALYTALAGIKPHQCLPIVVDVGTNNIDLLEDPLYVGLRQKRVVGREYDDFIDEFMEAVVKRYGQNTLIQFEDFGNHNAFRFLDKYRNTYCTFNDDIQGTAAVAVAGLYASKRITGKSFKDYTFLFAGAGEAAIGIADLTVKAMVSEGVPIEEAYNKIYMVDIDGLLTTTRKVGSLEGHKVNYAKDIAPMTDLGEIVSTIKPSVLIGASAAAGIFTPQILRTMADNNERPVVFALSNPTSKAECTAEDAYHHTDARVIFSSGSPFPPVKMGDKTYYPGQGNNAYIFPGVGLGVICTGTHHIPDEMFLIAAQELANFVEPADIERGSLYPPLSSIRDVSMNIAIGVTKCAYDKGLASTYPEPQDKRKWLENQLYNFNYESSMPVTWAWPRMPYIKTRELVPTKLYGKQKKEKEEIM
- the LOC6505922 gene encoding NADP-dependent malic enzyme isoform X2 — translated: MFSRPSLCGTVGKLCRCGTSATATAAGAPSTAAPATAPVVRRYQEVSGDIITPGQVRGIDHIRDPRLNKGLAFTLEERQTLGIHGLQPARFKTQEEQLQLCKIAVNRYTEPLNKYLYLSDLYDRNERLFFRFLSENIEDLMPIVYTPTVGLACQRFGLIYRRPHGLFVTFNDRGHVFDVMKNWPEPDVRAICVTDGERILGLGDLGACGMGIPVGKLALYTALAGIKPHQCLPIVVDVGTNNIDLLEDPLYVGLRQKRVVGREYDDFIDEFMEAVVKRYGQNTLIQFEDFGNHNAFRFLDKYRNTYCTFNDDIQGTAAVAVAGLYASKRITGKSFKDYTFLFAGAGEAAIGIADLTVKAMVSEGVPIEEAYNKIYMVDIDGLLTTTRKVGSLEGHKVNYAKDIAPMTDLGEIVSTIKPSVLIGASAAAGIFTPQILRTMADNNERPVVFALSNPTSKAECTAEDAYHHTDARVIFSSGSPFPPVKMGDKTYYPGQGNNAYIFPGVGLGVICTGTHHIPDEMFLIAAQELANFVEPADIERGSLYPPLSSIRDVSMNIAIGVTKCAYDKGLASTYPEPQDKRKWLENQLYNFNYESSMPVTWAWPRMPYIKTREESPLIAAIK